A portion of the Anthonomus grandis grandis chromosome 19, icAntGran1.3, whole genome shotgun sequence genome contains these proteins:
- the LOC126747432 gene encoding uncharacterized protein LOC126747432 isoform X17 translates to MESGVAAQNGPDQGPESPKSKLLGLLPDQYTQIIIKASENEDFEGLYGKIRLSIATKEEALLWIRRFELKNLCSYRGQKSWSYDPELKVYQKKFVCAHRTTPEDPEGGSQPHCDSTIVFTLCSDPRTYPSQATVRLLRHHRTSPPPAGELRVTFCEYYVRGHSPFSALVCHKCDIHSKFGPTFYDAVPKGTVCPSYNWCSSEYKRLFSRHFRTSSFDGDEISRTIEGYNKQFVSPCADIHEGSLVVCTPLMKSVFHSGFGEDLITLKTLCSSKGQKVVLFLCHTPIGSFPFGIIITSSTNISGGIRCLLGMLNASNYKPATIILDENMAISACLKETFPDSQLIFNEFQMLQSIWRVIRLVCQGDNEEFQALYEIFFQTLNSVCEEDFSRNLDSLMVYAEKHPKLASFLNYFKQRSSAYVLYAKPKVDFNTDVLNYTDSGTMLLQDVTVKYSEHFNLTQLFDFVTNNYMDHYERKLRKIIQGDLRGYFKTNFYVPLTRLIDFTVQKITDTEFLVCLNDFKYFVNAELDTCTCQVGLQGGSCVHQYIVEKTLGLLPECYTPIEEYMTNIFKSILAHKESLRVLRQEQPQQEPLGKLPELPGGSEEFEEPLCEDQELLNDQEHFNRESGELEWQEVIEAPPSEGRERVFTPVEEFMEPLCLSGEDDSLENNKKETENIDKLAPQDINQSFINEAPLEEIFTEHPVRLEILPSEETDMPQGLFRNEAAVVEEIVTNNMIQDGTVDSQTEDVVVLQDCLVDSSILYSYITDDGEDRGETGFQTADPVLPPEPQQEILEELQPNAQFSEYKVMEDGLLTEITVQTDNVLTTDSFDDSNMIMVSPTEVLLEEEEEEEAPRTEPKINVLSSLVIKPPKKTSLDLDSDVTEDAYEIEISQGDPENLIKLNSPKKPQVFKQVSPKKLPSPFKISQSQEDFTKMVKELRSQKNPKVVPQKRPLKLNLAKIQQPSPAKVSKPKKPKKLTVKAQVHAEALLPSPIKINKVAPKRAEAKSKPREEVTIQSVSKGKGPMVKPLSLKEFLSQNPQQAVPPPPKEKPSEPPQILAKLLNRANHYKLCSLQCKEVHSELEDLSDDSDLDEYDFEEDILSDCDSIVEQEIYDDEEDLGRSISPPQSVQGREDGIKKPDLKDDELSFLLNDPRFEMEVETEERAENQIEYVTEEEHEGAELNGLLKDLGFNDASSRNLIQEVKIVIPKTPKEGCESKKRLAGKKTAATKIRGLKSHSLLQRLKKKRFARSDPAGLRALGVQRKNSAKTGSVGLEALGIERNKSAKIDSVGFGALGGERKNSAKPDFVGLGALGVQRKKSDKTDSVGLRALGGERKNSDKTDFVGLDTLGVQRKKSAKTGSVGLGALGVERKNSANPDFVGVKALDVEKKTSDKNRPISLRTAKKRTTPSKASLLGSDNNKLTNKDPEAPGSTQGVNKEPVQEPPKKKARNSKLPKKIAPAGAINGSACAPYTIYAIVQNAPQGPVLCPLVLDPKNTSVLTYKPLVVGSSSADKEPPPGNQKPEQEPKMQAVKEEKAERVTRSGVKPVLEYRKRKGRFRGRKTEAEVKKNLFESGKKKSSESPVDFESSITASVVERADPAGASSVKYEDAFKRFLEAEAYAPPPAPDTRCPAKKPRKRRRPRSILLRKRVSKNKNKRADAREAVPSNVVSPPKRKRGRPLKSLVDHPKSLVDPPKSLVDPPKSEKFELIILLERDEEIEQRCVEYSRHVTRRRSLGRRWTTGASPGTRGGRKGYLELLEVARQKKSF, encoded by the exons aaaaaattCGTTTGCGCCCACCGAACAACGCCCGAGGACCCGGAAGGCGGGTCCCAACCGCACTGCGACTCCACAATCGTTTTCACACTCTG CTCGGACCCCCGCACTTACCCCTCGCAGGCCACGGTCCGGTTGTTGCGTCATCACAGAACCTCCCCACCACCCGCCGGGGAGCTTCGCGTCACTTTCTGCGAGTACTACGTGCGAGGCCACTCGCCCTTCTCGGCCCTCGTGTGCCACAAATGCGACATCCACAGCAAATTCGGCCCCACGTTCTACGACGCCGTACCCAAAGGCACCGTCTGTCCCTCGTACAACTGGTGCTCGAGCGAGTACAAACGTCTGTTTTCCAGACATTTCCGCACATCCTCCTTTGATGGCGACGAAATATCGAGAACCATCGAGGGTTATAACAAACAGTTCGTCTCGCCTTGCGCGGATATTCATGAGGGTTCTCTGGTCGTTTGCACCCCTTTAATGAAAAGCGTCTTTCACTCGGGTTTCGGGGAGGATCTGATCACTTTGAAGACCTTATGCTCGTCCAAGGGACAAAAGGTCGTCCTGTTCCTCTGTCACACTCCCATCGGGTCCTTCCCTTTTGGGATTATCATCACTAGTTCCACAAACATCTCGGGGGGCATAAGGTGCCTGCTCGGCATGCTTAACGCGAGCAATTACAAGCCGGCCACCATAATCCTGGACGAGAACATGGCCATAAGCGCCTGCTTGAAAGAGACTTTCCCGGATTCCCAGTTGATATTCAACGAGTTTCAAATGTTACAGTCGATTTGGAGGGTGATTAGGCTGGTGTGCCAGGGGGACAACGAGGAGTTCCAGGCCCTCTACGAGATCTTCTTTCAGACCCTGAACAGCGTTTGCGAGGAGGACTTTTCGAGGAATTTGGACTCTTTGATGGTCTATGCGGAAAAGCATCCCAAGCTGGCCAGTTTTCTGAACTATTTCAAGCAAAGATCCAGCGCCTACGTCCTTTATGCCAAACCTAAGGTGGATTTTAACACGGACGTGTTAAATTACACCGACTCCGGCACCATGTTGCTCCAGGACGTCACCGTCAAGTACTCGGAGCACTTCAACCTCACTCAACTCTTCGACTTCGTCACCAATAACTACATGGACCATTATGAGCGTAAATTACGGAAAATAATCCAAGGGGACCTCCGGGGGTACTTCAAGACCAACTTCTACGTCCCCCTGACCCGACTGATCGACTTCACGGTCCAGAAAATCACCGACACGGAATTCCTCGTCTGTCTCAACGATTTCAAGTATTTCGTTAACGCGGAACTGGACACCTGCACGTGCCAAGTGGGCCTGCAGGGCGGCTCCTGCGTGCACCAATACATCGTCGAAAAAACCCTCGGGCTGTTGCCGGAATGTTACACCCCCATAGAGGAGTACATGACGAACATCTTCAAGTCCATTTTGGCGCATAAAGAGAGCTTGAGAGTCCTGAGGCAAGAACAGCCGCAGCAGGAACCCTTGGGGAAACTCCCCGAGCTGCCAGGAGGGTCCGAGGAGTTTGAGGAGCCCCTTTGTGAGGATCAAGAGTTGCTCAACGACCAGGAGCACTTTAATCGGGAATCAGGGGAGCTGGAGTGGCAGGAAGTGATCGAGGCGCCCCCCTCAGAGGGTCGGGAGCGCGTCTTTACCCCCGTAGAGGAGTTTATGGAGCCCCTTTGTCTATCGGGGGAGGACGACTCTttggaaaacaacaaaaaagagaCGGAGAATATCGATAAGTTGGCACCGCAAGATATTAATCAGTCGTTCATCAATGAGGCCCCCCTGGAAGAAATATTCACGGAGCACCCTGTGCGGCTGGAAATTCTGCCCAGTGAAGAGACGGACATGCCTCAGGGGTTGTTCCGTAACGAGGCGGCCGTCGTAGAGGAGATCGTGACTAATAACATGATCCAGGACGGTACCGTGGACAGTCAGACGGAGGACGTGGTGGTGCTGCAGGACTGTTTGGTCGACTCCTCAATACTTTATAGTTACATCACCGATGACGGGGAGGATCGGGGGGAAACGGGGTTCCAGACGGCGGACCCTGTGCTTCCCCCGGAGCCCCAACAAGAAATTTTAGAGGAACTGCAACCGAACGCGCAGTTCTCCGAATATAAAGTGATGGAGGACGGGTTGCTGACCGAAATCACCGTGCAAACCGATAACGTGCTGACGACCGACTCGTTTGACGACAGCAACATGATAATGGTGTCTCCGACGGAGGTTTTGttggaggaggaggaggaggaggaggcgCCGCGAACGGAGCCGAAGATCAACGTTTTATCCTCGCTAGTGATAAAACCCCCCAAGAAAACCTCGTTGGATCTCGACTCGGACGTCACCGAGGACGCTTACGAGATCGAAATCTCCCAGGGGGATCCGGAGAACCTCATCAAGCTCAACTCACCCAAGAAGCCGCAGGTTTTCAAGCAAGTCTCCCCCAAGAAGCTCCCGAGCCCCTTCAAGATCTCACAGTCCCAAGAGGATTTCACGAAGATGGTCAAGGAGCTGAGGTCTCAAAAGAATCCGAAAGTGGTTCCCCAGAAGAGGCCGCTGAAGTTAAACCTGGCGAAGATCCAGCAACCCTCACCGGCAAAAGTAAGCAAACCGAAGAAGCCAAAGAAGTTAACAGTGAAGGCTCAGGTGCATGCGGAGGCTTTACTTCCCTCGccgataaaaattaacaaagtgGCCCCTAAGCGGGCCGAAGCGAAGTCGAAACCGCGTGAGGAGGTCACCATCCAGAGCGTCTCCAAAGGCAAGGGGCCCATGGTCAAGCCGTTGAGTTTAAAGGAGTTTTTATCGCAAAACCCCCAGCAAGCTGTGCCTCCTCCCCCCAAAGAAAAACCGTCGGAACCTCCTCAAATCCTCGCGAAACTCCTGAACCGAGCGAACCATTACAAACTGTGCAGCCTGCAGTGCAAAGAGGTCCATTCCGAGCTGGAGGACCTCTCGGACGATTCCGACCTGGACGAGTACGATTTCGAGGAGGACATCTTGTCGGACTGCGACAGTATCGTGGAGCAAGAGATCTACGACGACGAGGAGGACCTGGGAAGGTCAATTTCACCCCCTCAAAGTGTCCAGGGGAGGGAGGACGGTATAAAGAAGCCGGACCTCAAGGACGACGAGTTGTCCTTCCTGCTGAACGATCCGCGTTTCGAAATGGAGGTGGAAACTGAGGAGAGAGCGGAAAACCAGATCGAGTACGTCACCGAGGAGGAGCACGAAGGGGCCGAACTGAACGGGCTACTAAAAGATTTGGGTTTTAACGACGCCTCCTCGAGAAACCTCATTCAGGAGGTGAAGATCGTCATCCCGAAAACCCCCAAGGAAGGTTGCGAGAGTAAAAAGCGCCTTGCAGGCAAGAAAACTGCCGCTACGAAGATTAGAGGCCTTAAATCGCACTCGCTCCTACAGAGGCTTAAGAAGAAGAGATTTGCTAGAAGTGACCCTGCTGGTCTGAGGGCCTTGGGTGTTCAGAGGAAGAATTCTGCTAAAACAGGCTCTGTTGGTCTCGAGGCCTTAGGTATTGAGAGGAATAAATCTGCTAAAATAGACTCTGTTGGTTTCGGGGCTTTAGGTGGAGAGAGGAAGAATTCTGCTAAGCCAGACTTTGTTGGTCTTGGGGCCTTAG GTGTTCAGAGGAAGAAATCTGATAAAACAGACTCTGTTGGTCTCAGGGCCTTAGGTGGAGAGAGGAAGAATTCTGATAAAACAGACTTTGTTGGTCTTGATACCTTAGGTGTTCAGAGGAAGAAATCTGCTAAAACAGGCTCTGTTGGTCTCGGGGCCTTAG GTGTTGAGAGGAAGAATTCTGCTAACCCAGACTTTGTTGGTGTGAAGGCCTTGGATGTTGAAAAGAAGACCTCTGATAAAAACCGCCCTATTTCCCTTAGGACTGCGAAAAAAAGAACTACCCCTAGTAAAGCCTCTCTCTTGGGTTCTGACAATAACAAACTGACAAATAAAGACCCCGAGGCACCGGGGTCAACGCAAGGGGTCAATAAGGAGCCGGTGCAAGAACCCCCCAAGAAAAAGGCGCGCAATTCGAAGTTACCAAAGAAGATCGCGCCCGCGGGAGCGATAAACGGAAGCGCCTGCGCCCCCTACACGATTTACGCGATCGTGCAGAACGCGCCCCAGGGACCCGTGCTGTGCCCCCTGGTGCTCGACCCCAAGAACACGTCGGTTTTGACTTATAAGCCCCTGGTGGTCGGGTCGAGTAGCGCGGATAAGGAGCCTCCCCCGGGCAACCAAAAGCCTGAGCAAGAACCAAAGATGCAAGCGGTTAAGGAAGAAAAGGCGGAAAGGGTGACTAGGAGCGGGGTGAAACCGGTGCTAGAGTACCGGAAGCGCAAGGGCAGATTCCGGGGCAGAAAAACAGAGGCGGAAGTGAAGAAAAATCTCTTTGAAAGTGGGAAGAAAAAGTCGTCGGAGAGCCCGGTTGACTTTGAGTCGTCCATAACGGCGTCCGTGGTCGAGAGGGCGGATCCCGCGGGGGCGTCCTCGGTCAAATACGAGGACGCCTTCAAGCGGTTCTTGGAGGCGGAGGCCTACGCGCCGCCCCCCGCTCCGGACACCCGATGTCCCGCTAAAAAACCGCGGAAGCGACGCCGCCCCCGTAGCATACTACTCCGGAAACGCGTCTCAAAGAATAAGAACAAAAGAGCGGACGCGCGAGAGGCGGTGCCGTCAAATGTGGTTTCGCCCCCTAAACGGAAGAGGGGGCGGCCTCTGAAGAGTCTCGTCGACCACCCAAAGAGTCTCGTCGATCCCCCAAAGAGTCTCGTCGACCCCCCAAAGAGCGAAAAGTTCGAGTTGATAATTTTGCTGGAGCGGGACGAGGAGATCGAGCAGAGGTGCGTGGAATATTCGAGACACGTGACCAGGAGGAGGTCCTTGGGGAGGAGGTGGACGACGGGGGCCTCCCCCGGAACCAGGGGCGGCCGGAAGGGGTACTTGGAGCTGTTGGAGGTCGCCAGGCAGAAGAAGAGTTTTTGA
- the LOC126747432 gene encoding uncharacterized protein LOC126747432 isoform X8, which produces MESGVAAQNGPDQGPESPKSKLLGLLPDQYTQIIIKASENEDFEGLYGKIRLSIATKEEALLWIRRFELKNLCSYRGQKSWSYDPELKVYQKKFVCAHRTTPEDPEGGSQPHCDSTIVFTLCSDPRTYPSQATVRLLRHHRTSPPPAGELRVTFCEYYVRGHSPFSALVCHKCDIHSKFGPTFYDAVPKGTVCPSYNWCSSEYKRLFSRHFRTSSFDGDEISRTIEGYNKQFVSPCADIHEGSLVVCTPLMKSVFHSGFGEDLITLKTLCSSKGQKVVLFLCHTPIGSFPFGIIITSSTNISGGIRCLLGMLNASNYKPATIILDENMAISACLKETFPDSQLIFNEFQMLQSIWRVIRLVCQGDNEEFQALYEIFFQTLNSVCEEDFSRNLDSLMVYAEKHPKLASFLNYFKQRSSAYVLYAKPKVDFNTDVLNYTDSGTMLLQDVTVKYSEHFNLTQLFDFVTNNYMDHYERKLRKIIQGDLRGYFKTNFYVPLTRLIDFTVQKITDTEFLVCLNDFKYFVNAELDTCTCQVGLQGGSCVHQYIVEKTLGLLPECYTPIEEYMTNIFKSILAHKESLRVLRQEQPQQEPLGKLPELPGGSEEFEEPLCEDQELLNDQEHFNRESGELEWQEVIEAPPSEGRERVFTPVEEFMEPLCLSGEDDSLENNKKETENIDKLAPQDINQSFINEAPLEEIFTEHPVRLEILPSEETDMPQGLFRNEAAVVEEIVTNNMIQDGTVDSQTEDVVVLQDCLVDSSILYSYITDDGEDRGETGFQTADPVLPPEPQQEILEELQPNAQFSEYKVMEDGLLTEITVQTDNVLTTDSFDDSNMIMVSPTEVLLEEEEEEEAPRTEPKINVLSSLVIKPPKKTSLDLDSDVTEDAYEIEISQGDPENLIKLNSPKKPQVFKQVSPKKLPSPFKISQSQEDFTKMVKELRSQKNPKVVPQKRPLKLNLAKIQQPSPAKVSKPKKPKKLTVKAQVHAEALLPSPIKINKVAPKRAEAKSKPREEVTIQSVSKGKGPMVKPLSLKEFLSQNPQQAVPPPPKEKPSEPPQILAKLLNRANHYKLCSLQCKEVHSELEDLSDDSDLDEYDFEEDILSDCDSIVEQEIYDDEEDLGRSISPPQSVQGREDGIKKPDLKDDELSFLLNDPRFEMEVETEERAENQIEYVTEEEHEGAELNGLLKDLGFNDASSRNLIQEVKIVIPKTPKEGCESKKRLAGKKTAATKIRGLKSHSLLQRLKKKRFARSDPAGLRALGVQRKNSAKTGSVGLEALGIERNKSAKIDSVGFGALGGERKNSAKPDFVGLGALGVQRKKSAKTDSVGLGALGGERKNSDKTDFVGLDTLGVQRKKSAKTGSVGLGALGVQRKKSDKTDSVGLRALGGERKNSDKTDFVGLDALGVQRKKSAKTGSVGLEALGIERNKSAKIDSVGLGALGGERKNSDKTDFVGLRALGVRRKNYAKAASVSLGALGVERKNSANPDFVGVKALDVEKKTSDKNRPISLRTAKKRTTPSKASLLGSDNNKLTNKDPEAPGSTQGVNKEPVQEPPKKKARNSKLPKKIAPAGAINGSACAPYTIYAIVQNAPQGPVLCPLVLDPKNTSVLTYKPLVVGSSSADKEPPPGNQKPEQEPKMQAVKEEKAERVTRSGVKPVLEYRKRKGRFRGRKTEAEVKKNLFESGKKKSSESPVDFESSITASVVERADPAGASSVKYEDAFKRFLEAEAYAPPPAPDTRCPAKKPRKRRRPRSILLRKRVSKNKNKRADAREAVPSNVVSPPKRKRGRPLKSLVDHPKSLVDPPKSLVDPPKSEKFELIILLERDEEIEQRCVEYSRHVTRRRSLGRRWTTGASPGTRGGRKGYLELLEVARQKKSF; this is translated from the exons aaaaaattCGTTTGCGCCCACCGAACAACGCCCGAGGACCCGGAAGGCGGGTCCCAACCGCACTGCGACTCCACAATCGTTTTCACACTCTG CTCGGACCCCCGCACTTACCCCTCGCAGGCCACGGTCCGGTTGTTGCGTCATCACAGAACCTCCCCACCACCCGCCGGGGAGCTTCGCGTCACTTTCTGCGAGTACTACGTGCGAGGCCACTCGCCCTTCTCGGCCCTCGTGTGCCACAAATGCGACATCCACAGCAAATTCGGCCCCACGTTCTACGACGCCGTACCCAAAGGCACCGTCTGTCCCTCGTACAACTGGTGCTCGAGCGAGTACAAACGTCTGTTTTCCAGACATTTCCGCACATCCTCCTTTGATGGCGACGAAATATCGAGAACCATCGAGGGTTATAACAAACAGTTCGTCTCGCCTTGCGCGGATATTCATGAGGGTTCTCTGGTCGTTTGCACCCCTTTAATGAAAAGCGTCTTTCACTCGGGTTTCGGGGAGGATCTGATCACTTTGAAGACCTTATGCTCGTCCAAGGGACAAAAGGTCGTCCTGTTCCTCTGTCACACTCCCATCGGGTCCTTCCCTTTTGGGATTATCATCACTAGTTCCACAAACATCTCGGGGGGCATAAGGTGCCTGCTCGGCATGCTTAACGCGAGCAATTACAAGCCGGCCACCATAATCCTGGACGAGAACATGGCCATAAGCGCCTGCTTGAAAGAGACTTTCCCGGATTCCCAGTTGATATTCAACGAGTTTCAAATGTTACAGTCGATTTGGAGGGTGATTAGGCTGGTGTGCCAGGGGGACAACGAGGAGTTCCAGGCCCTCTACGAGATCTTCTTTCAGACCCTGAACAGCGTTTGCGAGGAGGACTTTTCGAGGAATTTGGACTCTTTGATGGTCTATGCGGAAAAGCATCCCAAGCTGGCCAGTTTTCTGAACTATTTCAAGCAAAGATCCAGCGCCTACGTCCTTTATGCCAAACCTAAGGTGGATTTTAACACGGACGTGTTAAATTACACCGACTCCGGCACCATGTTGCTCCAGGACGTCACCGTCAAGTACTCGGAGCACTTCAACCTCACTCAACTCTTCGACTTCGTCACCAATAACTACATGGACCATTATGAGCGTAAATTACGGAAAATAATCCAAGGGGACCTCCGGGGGTACTTCAAGACCAACTTCTACGTCCCCCTGACCCGACTGATCGACTTCACGGTCCAGAAAATCACCGACACGGAATTCCTCGTCTGTCTCAACGATTTCAAGTATTTCGTTAACGCGGAACTGGACACCTGCACGTGCCAAGTGGGCCTGCAGGGCGGCTCCTGCGTGCACCAATACATCGTCGAAAAAACCCTCGGGCTGTTGCCGGAATGTTACACCCCCATAGAGGAGTACATGACGAACATCTTCAAGTCCATTTTGGCGCATAAAGAGAGCTTGAGAGTCCTGAGGCAAGAACAGCCGCAGCAGGAACCCTTGGGGAAACTCCCCGAGCTGCCAGGAGGGTCCGAGGAGTTTGAGGAGCCCCTTTGTGAGGATCAAGAGTTGCTCAACGACCAGGAGCACTTTAATCGGGAATCAGGGGAGCTGGAGTGGCAGGAAGTGATCGAGGCGCCCCCCTCAGAGGGTCGGGAGCGCGTCTTTACCCCCGTAGAGGAGTTTATGGAGCCCCTTTGTCTATCGGGGGAGGACGACTCTttggaaaacaacaaaaaagagaCGGAGAATATCGATAAGTTGGCACCGCAAGATATTAATCAGTCGTTCATCAATGAGGCCCCCCTGGAAGAAATATTCACGGAGCACCCTGTGCGGCTGGAAATTCTGCCCAGTGAAGAGACGGACATGCCTCAGGGGTTGTTCCGTAACGAGGCGGCCGTCGTAGAGGAGATCGTGACTAATAACATGATCCAGGACGGTACCGTGGACAGTCAGACGGAGGACGTGGTGGTGCTGCAGGACTGTTTGGTCGACTCCTCAATACTTTATAGTTACATCACCGATGACGGGGAGGATCGGGGGGAAACGGGGTTCCAGACGGCGGACCCTGTGCTTCCCCCGGAGCCCCAACAAGAAATTTTAGAGGAACTGCAACCGAACGCGCAGTTCTCCGAATATAAAGTGATGGAGGACGGGTTGCTGACCGAAATCACCGTGCAAACCGATAACGTGCTGACGACCGACTCGTTTGACGACAGCAACATGATAATGGTGTCTCCGACGGAGGTTTTGttggaggaggaggaggaggaggaggcgCCGCGAACGGAGCCGAAGATCAACGTTTTATCCTCGCTAGTGATAAAACCCCCCAAGAAAACCTCGTTGGATCTCGACTCGGACGTCACCGAGGACGCTTACGAGATCGAAATCTCCCAGGGGGATCCGGAGAACCTCATCAAGCTCAACTCACCCAAGAAGCCGCAGGTTTTCAAGCAAGTCTCCCCCAAGAAGCTCCCGAGCCCCTTCAAGATCTCACAGTCCCAAGAGGATTTCACGAAGATGGTCAAGGAGCTGAGGTCTCAAAAGAATCCGAAAGTGGTTCCCCAGAAGAGGCCGCTGAAGTTAAACCTGGCGAAGATCCAGCAACCCTCACCGGCAAAAGTAAGCAAACCGAAGAAGCCAAAGAAGTTAACAGTGAAGGCTCAGGTGCATGCGGAGGCTTTACTTCCCTCGccgataaaaattaacaaagtgGCCCCTAAGCGGGCCGAAGCGAAGTCGAAACCGCGTGAGGAGGTCACCATCCAGAGCGTCTCCAAAGGCAAGGGGCCCATGGTCAAGCCGTTGAGTTTAAAGGAGTTTTTATCGCAAAACCCCCAGCAAGCTGTGCCTCCTCCCCCCAAAGAAAAACCGTCGGAACCTCCTCAAATCCTCGCGAAACTCCTGAACCGAGCGAACCATTACAAACTGTGCAGCCTGCAGTGCAAAGAGGTCCATTCCGAGCTGGAGGACCTCTCGGACGATTCCGACCTGGACGAGTACGATTTCGAGGAGGACATCTTGTCGGACTGCGACAGTATCGTGGAGCAAGAGATCTACGACGACGAGGAGGACCTGGGAAGGTCAATTTCACCCCCTCAAAGTGTCCAGGGGAGGGAGGACGGTATAAAGAAGCCGGACCTCAAGGACGACGAGTTGTCCTTCCTGCTGAACGATCCGCGTTTCGAAATGGAGGTGGAAACTGAGGAGAGAGCGGAAAACCAGATCGAGTACGTCACCGAGGAGGAGCACGAAGGGGCCGAACTGAACGGGCTACTAAAAGATTTGGGTTTTAACGACGCCTCCTCGAGAAACCTCATTCAGGAGGTGAAGATCGTCATCCCGAAAACCCCCAAGGAAGGTTGCGAGAGTAAAAAGCGCCTTGCAGGCAAGAAAACTGCCGCTACGAAGATTAGAGGCCTTAAATCGCACTCGCTCCTACAGAGGCTTAAGAAGAAGAGATTTGCTAGAAGTGACCCTGCTGGTCTGAGGGCCTTGGGTGTTCAGAGGAAGAATTCTGCTAAAACAGGCTCTGTTGGTCTCGAGGCCTTAGGTATTGAGAGGAATAAATCTGCTAAAATAGACTCTGTTGGTTTCGGGGCTTTAGGTGGAGAGAGGAAGAATTCTGCTAAGCCAGACTTTGTTGGTCTTGGGGCCTTAGGTGTTCAGAGGAAGAAATCTGCTAAAACAGACTCTGTTGGTCTCGGGGCCTTAG GTGGAGAGAGGAAGAATTCTGATAAAACAGACTTTGTTGGTCTTGATACCTTAGGTGTTCAGAGGAAGAAATCTGCTAAAACAGGCTCTGTTGGTCTCGGGGCCTTAG GTGTTCAGAGGAAGAAATCTGATAAAACAGACTCTGTTGGTCTCAGGGCCTTAGGTGGAGAGAGGAAGAATTCTGATAAAACAGACTTTGTTGGTCTTGATGCCTTAGGTGTTCAGAGGAAGAAATCTGCTAAAACAGGCTCTGTTGGTCTCGAGGCCTTAGGTATTGAGAGGAATAAATCTGCTAAAATAGACTCTGTTGGTCTTGGGGCTTTAGGTGGAGAGAGGAAGAATTCTGATAAAACAGATTTTGTTGGTCTGAGGGCCTTGGGTGTTCGGAGGAAGAATTATGCTAAAGCAGCCTCTGTTAGTCTCGGGGCCTTAGGTGTTGAGAGGAAGAATTCTGCTAACCCAGACTTTGTTGGTGTGAAGGCCTTGGATGTTGAAAAGAAGACCTCTGATAAAAACCGCCCTATTTCCCTTAGGACTGCGAAAAAAAGAACTACCCCTAGTAAAGCCTCTCTCTTGGGTTCTGACAATAACAAACTGACAAATAAAGACCCCGAGGCACCGGGGTCAACGCAAGGGGTCAATAAGGAGCCGGTGCAAGAACCCCCCAAGAAAAAGGCGCGCAATTCGAAGTTACCAAAGAAGATCGCGCCCGCGGGAGCGATAAACGGAAGCGCCTGCGCCCCCTACACGATTTACGCGATCGTGCAGAACGCGCCCCAGGGACCCGTGCTGTGCCCCCTGGTGCTCGACCCCAAGAACACGTCGGTTTTGACTTATAAGCCCCTGGTGGTCGGGTCGAGTAGCGCGGATAAGGAGCCTCCCCCGGGCAACCAAAAGCCTGAGCAAGAACCAAAGATGCAAGCGGTTAAGGAAGAAAAGGCGGAAAGGGTGACTAGGAGCGGGGTGAAACCGGTGCTAGAGTACCGGAAGCGCAAGGGCAGATTCCGGGGCAGAAAAACAGAGGCGGAAGTGAAGAAAAATCTCTTTGAAAGTGGGAAGAAAAAGTCGTCGGAGAGCCCGGTTGACTTTGAGTCGTCCATAACGGCGTCCGTGGTCGAGAGGGCGGATCCCGCGGGGGCGTCCTCGGTCAAATACGAGGACGCCTTCAAGCGGTTCTTGGAGGCGGAGGCCTACGCGCCGCCCCCCGCTCCGGACACCCGATGTCCCGCTAAAAAACCGCGGAAGCGACGCCGCCCCCGTAGCATACTACTCCGGAAACGCGTCTCAAAGAATAAGAACAAAAGAGCGGACGCGCGAGAGGCGGTGCCGTCAAATGTGGTTTCGCCCCCTAAACGGAAGAGGGGGCGGCCTCTGAAGAGTCTCGTCGACCACCCAAAGAGTCTCGTCGATCCCCCAAAGAGTCTCGTCGACCCCCCAAAGAGCGAAAAGTTCGAGTTGATAATTTTGCTGGAGCGGGACGAGGAGATCGAGCAGAGGTGCGTGGAATATTCGAGACACGTGACCAGGAGGAGGTCCTTGGGGAGGAGGTGGACGACGGGGGCCTCCCCCGGAACCAGGGGCGGCCGGAAGGGGTACTTGGAGCTGTTGGAGGTCGCCAGGCAGAAGAAGAGTTTTTGA